From Streptomyces yatensis, one genomic window encodes:
- a CDS encoding GPW/gp25 family protein, which produces MRTRTGRSRTVRTDIAFPFRIDRRGRTAHADHDEHIRDLIEQLLFTSPGERVMRPDFGCGLLDLVFTPNSPELASAVELSVQASLQRWLGELIEVESLDVVSEENVVRVHLRYVVRATASLRDEVFEGRGSA; this is translated from the coding sequence ATGAGGACACGGACCGGCAGGAGCCGCACGGTACGGACCGACATCGCCTTCCCGTTCCGGATCGACCGGCGCGGGCGCACCGCACACGCGGACCACGACGAGCACATACGCGATCTGATCGAGCAGTTGCTCTTCACCAGCCCGGGCGAGCGCGTCATGCGGCCCGACTTCGGATGCGGCCTCCTCGACCTCGTCTTCACGCCCAACAGCCCCGAACTGGCCTCCGCCGTCGAGCTGTCCGTCCAGGCGTCGTTGCAGCGGTGGCTCGGCGAGCTGATCGAGGTGGAGTCGCTGGACGTGGTCAGCGAGGAGAACGTCGTGCGTGTCCATCTGCGGTACGTGGTGCGCGCCACCGCCAGTCTGCGCGACGAGGTGTTCGAGGGGAGGGGATCCGCATGA
- a CDS encoding phage baseplate assembly protein V: MAATPNNRFLGKFRGRVRDNQDPLGIGRITVEVPDVLGDEPSTWAMPCFPFTGDQLRPAGQYVVPSVGAGVWVEFEQGDPSFPIWTGCWFGAREQLPEDARTDPATAHPVVIQTPGKHKIVMSDVPAEGILLQAPGGASIRIDATGVHIDNGQGASVSLVGDQVDLNQGRLTVPKKR, encoded by the coding sequence ATGGCGGCAACGCCCAACAACCGCTTCCTCGGCAAGTTCCGGGGCCGGGTGCGGGATAACCAGGACCCGCTCGGAATAGGCCGGATCACCGTCGAGGTGCCCGATGTCCTCGGCGATGAGCCGTCGACCTGGGCCATGCCCTGCTTTCCCTTCACCGGGGACCAGCTGCGGCCCGCCGGGCAATATGTCGTGCCCTCCGTCGGGGCCGGGGTGTGGGTGGAGTTCGAGCAGGGCGACCCCAGCTTCCCCATCTGGACGGGGTGCTGGTTCGGGGCCAGGGAGCAGCTCCCGGAGGACGCGCGGACCGATCCGGCGACCGCGCACCCCGTGGTGATCCAGACACCGGGGAAGCACAAGATCGTGATGTCCGACGTTCCGGCCGAGGGCATTTTGCTCCAGGCGCCCGGCGGCGCGTCCATACGGATCGACGCGACCGGCGTGCACATCGACAACGGCCAAGGGGCCTCCGTCTCCCTGGTCGGAGACCAAGTCGACCTCAACCAGGGCCGGTTGACCGTGCCCAAGAAGCGATAA
- a CDS encoding putative baseplate assembly protein, producing the protein MNQQTAGSRRGLIRAAHLNGVDAVEVGDSTEQGTTLTVTFLGKAPHGLCPENVRIDGGRRITGIEVLDISVEREEDPELDDKLHVTVDRAGDTSAYRLSLVDTDPYGRPGTEPFPGFDQRYFSAEFTFRPDCPTPFDCVDGKEAGDDLPATFRPAHAPGPAPVIDYTARDYDTLRQVVLDRLRLTTPDWIERNAADLGTTLVELLAYTADQISYQQDAVATEAYLDTARRRVSVRRHVRLIDYAMHDGCNARAFVTVETVEPLTLDPGEYRFAAVDIRTLGPLDRPDIGAVLDDRELAVLDERGSVEVFEPVVTDRPLHLRPEHHRIRLWTWGGEVCSLPVGATSATLRDAWADEKCETRTIDLHPGDLLLFEEVRGPRSGTPGDADPSHRQAVRLTSVTPAVDRLAEQPVLEVTWAAEDALAFPLCLSGTAGTRGGTDCAPIEDVSVARGNVVLVDHGRSLTFCCGTPETFTVPPVPAVVGSCEPPAFGCFDKDAGNAPARLIDSLLDRARHGRPLTADDVRELFTTVGLEATGRAGIGLESAGQRREKVVPGTAYAQAEALRTLLAQSVYPGIAPRFRPVLHQAPVTQAVPFPDPRHIAAGQAEHLAAIPGRVRQRLTELWRSARDRDGLSDEEIAELTVLFGLRVLERLQLARHPVRALRELLHRCDRLLDAKLRRLGALTARARAGTVLDGRIAWEIAHSWGRAYAAGLRPEDPVLHGPAAALAPDPRAALPAVRIEADGETWTPRRDLLGSRPRDRHFVGELEDDGRIALRFGDGRYGAEPAPGGRLAVHYRIGGGTAGNVGPEAINHLVLCRDPERPEKAATGRPLPVAGVRNPLPAVGGTEPEPVEQVRQLAPLDLKRTRHRAITAEDYAALASGLPGVRRAAAEIRWTGSVQEAHIAIDAYGTGAPSPALLDSVAHALEGYRRIGHDLVVGPARAVPLDIALAVCAAPGHQHGQILAELYRALGSRRFSGGRLGFFHPDALTFGEPVRLSRLVAVAAAVPGVLSVEVTRLRRLWHEGLEGPKGPDDGTSYETSHGEALEDGILRLGPLEIAQCDNDPDRPENGRLVIELKGAR; encoded by the coding sequence ATGAACCAGCAGACCGCCGGGTCACGGCGCGGTCTCATCAGGGCCGCCCACCTCAACGGAGTCGACGCCGTCGAAGTCGGCGACAGCACCGAACAGGGCACCACCCTCACCGTCACCTTCCTCGGCAAGGCCCCGCACGGCCTGTGCCCGGAGAACGTACGCATCGACGGCGGCCGCCGGATCACCGGCATCGAGGTCCTCGACATCTCCGTCGAGCGCGAGGAGGACCCGGAGCTCGACGACAAGCTGCACGTCACCGTCGACCGGGCCGGGGACACCTCCGCCTACCGGCTCTCCCTCGTGGACACCGATCCCTACGGGCGGCCCGGCACCGAGCCCTTCCCCGGCTTCGACCAGCGGTATTTCTCCGCCGAGTTCACCTTCCGGCCCGACTGCCCCACCCCCTTCGACTGCGTGGACGGCAAGGAAGCGGGCGACGACCTCCCCGCCACCTTCCGGCCCGCGCACGCTCCCGGTCCCGCCCCCGTCATCGACTACACCGCCCGCGACTACGACACCCTCCGCCAGGTCGTCCTGGACCGGCTGCGCCTGACCACCCCCGACTGGATCGAGCGCAACGCCGCCGACCTCGGCACCACCCTGGTCGAGCTGCTCGCCTACACCGCCGACCAGATCAGCTACCAGCAGGACGCGGTCGCCACCGAGGCCTATCTCGACACCGCCCGCCGCCGGGTGTCCGTACGCCGCCACGTACGGCTCATCGACTACGCCATGCACGACGGCTGCAACGCCCGCGCCTTCGTCACCGTGGAGACGGTCGAGCCGCTGACCCTGGACCCGGGGGAGTACCGCTTCGCCGCCGTGGATATCCGTACGCTCGGCCCGCTGGACCGGCCGGACATCGGGGCGGTGCTCGACGACCGGGAGCTGGCCGTGCTCGACGAGCGCGGGTCGGTGGAGGTGTTCGAGCCCGTCGTCACCGATCGACCCCTCCACCTGCGGCCGGAACACCACCGCATCCGCCTGTGGACCTGGGGCGGCGAGGTCTGCTCGCTGCCCGTCGGCGCCACCTCCGCCACGCTGCGCGACGCATGGGCCGACGAGAAGTGCGAAACCCGCACGATCGACCTGCACCCCGGCGATCTGCTGCTCTTCGAGGAGGTGCGGGGGCCGCGCTCCGGCACGCCCGGCGACGCCGACCCGTCGCACCGGCAGGCCGTGCGCCTCACCTCCGTCACCCCCGCCGTCGACCGGCTCGCCGAACAGCCGGTGCTGGAGGTCACCTGGGCGGCGGAGGACGCCCTGGCCTTCCCGCTGTGCCTGTCAGGCACAGCGGGAACGCGAGGCGGTACGGACTGCGCACCCATCGAGGACGTCAGCGTGGCGCGCGGCAATGTGGTGCTCGTCGACCACGGGCGCTCGCTGACCTTCTGCTGCGGCACACCGGAGACCTTCACCGTGCCGCCCGTCCCCGCCGTCGTCGGCTCGTGCGAACCTCCCGCCTTCGGCTGCTTCGACAAGGACGCCGGCAACGCGCCCGCGCGGCTCATCGACTCCCTGCTGGACCGGGCCCGCCACGGGCGGCCGCTCACCGCCGACGACGTACGGGAGCTGTTCACCACCGTCGGCCTCGAGGCGACCGGCCGGGCCGGGATCGGCCTGGAGTCGGCCGGGCAGCGGCGCGAGAAGGTCGTGCCCGGCACCGCGTACGCCCAGGCCGAGGCCCTGCGGACACTTCTCGCCCAGTCCGTCTACCCGGGGATCGCGCCGCGCTTTCGGCCCGTACTGCACCAGGCGCCCGTCACCCAGGCCGTGCCCTTCCCCGATCCGCGCCATATCGCCGCCGGGCAGGCCGAGCACCTGGCCGCCATTCCGGGGCGGGTGCGGCAGCGGCTCACCGAGCTGTGGCGCAGCGCCCGCGACCGCGACGGGCTCTCGGACGAGGAGATCGCCGAGCTCACCGTCCTGTTCGGGCTGCGCGTGCTGGAGCGCCTCCAACTGGCCCGCCACCCCGTCCGCGCGCTGCGCGAACTGCTGCACCGCTGCGACCGGCTGCTCGACGCCAAGCTGCGGCGCCTTGGCGCACTGACCGCCAGGGCCCGGGCGGGCACCGTCCTGGACGGGCGCATCGCCTGGGAGATCGCCCACAGTTGGGGCCGGGCCTACGCGGCCGGGCTGCGCCCCGAGGACCCGGTGCTGCACGGACCGGCCGCCGCCCTCGCCCCAGATCCACGGGCCGCGCTCCCCGCCGTACGGATCGAAGCCGACGGCGAGACCTGGACACCGCGCCGCGATCTGCTGGGCTCCCGCCCCCGGGACCGTCACTTCGTCGGGGAGCTGGAGGACGACGGCCGCATCGCGCTGCGCTTCGGCGACGGCCGCTACGGCGCCGAACCGGCGCCCGGGGGGCGGCTCGCCGTCCACTACCGGATCGGCGGCGGCACGGCGGGCAACGTCGGGCCCGAGGCCATCAACCACCTGGTGCTGTGCCGGGATCCGGAACGCCCCGAAAAGGCTGCCACCGGGCGACCCCTGCCCGTGGCCGGGGTGCGCAATCCGCTGCCCGCCGTCGGCGGCACCGAGCCCGAGCCGGTCGAGCAGGTCCGCCAGCTCGCCCCGCTCGACCTGAAGCGCACCCGGCACCGGGCCATCACCGCCGAGGACTACGCGGCGCTCGCCTCCGGGCTGCCCGGTGTGCGGCGGGCGGCGGCGGAGATCCGCTGGACCGGCAGTGTGCAGGAAGCGCACATCGCCATCGACGCGTACGGGACCGGGGCGCCGTCCCCCGCCCTCCTCGACTCGGTCGCGCACGCCCTGGAGGGCTACCGCCGGATCGGACACGACCTGGTGGTCGGCCCGGCCCGCGCCGTGCCGTTGGACATCGCGCTCGCCGTGTGCGCCGCGCCCGGGCACCAGCACGGGCAGATCCTCGCCGAGCTGTACCGGGCGCTGGGCAGCCGCCGGTTCTCCGGCGGGCGGCTCGGCTTCTTCCACCCCGACGCCCTGACTTTCGGCGAACCGGTGCGGCTCAGCCGGCTGGTGGCCGTCGCCGCGGCGGTGCCGGGCGTGCTGAGCGTCGAGGTCACCCGGCTGCGACGGCTGTGGCACGAGGGGCTGGAGGGACCGAAGGGGCCCGACGACGGCACCTCGTACGAGACATCGCACGGCGAGGCGCTGGAGGACGGCATCCTGCGGCTCGGCCCCCTGGAGATCGCCCAATGCGACAACGACCCTGACCGGCCCGAGAACGGCCGTCTGGTCATCGAGCTGAAGGGGGCCCGATGA
- a CDS encoding peptidoglycan-binding protein, whose product MATPLTADRLLKALRDEGLEVHEYRDWRTHNRNSKGPWGPVNGVMIHHTVTQGTDSSVELCYEGHSALPGPLCHGVIDKAGVVHMVGHGRANHAGLGDSDVLRAVVDESALPPDNEADTDGNRHFYGFECINLGDGEDPWPEAQKLAIEKVSAAICRAHGWTQRSVIGHLEWQPGKIDPRGFTMDSMRGRIAKRLGAKPDGPAPKPPAQYEPFPGADFFRSGRVSKIITAMGKRLVAEGCGRYEEGPSPDWTEADRKSYAAWQRKLGYSGDDADGVPGKTSWDKLRVPNV is encoded by the coding sequence ATGGCCACGCCGCTCACCGCCGACCGTCTGCTCAAGGCGCTTCGCGACGAGGGACTGGAAGTCCATGAGTACCGCGACTGGCGCACTCACAACCGCAACTCCAAGGGGCCCTGGGGCCCGGTCAACGGGGTGATGATCCACCACACCGTCACCCAGGGCACCGACTCCTCCGTGGAGCTGTGCTACGAGGGACATTCCGCACTGCCGGGGCCGCTGTGCCACGGTGTCATCGACAAGGCGGGCGTGGTCCACATGGTCGGCCACGGCCGCGCCAACCACGCGGGGCTCGGCGACAGCGACGTGCTCAGAGCCGTCGTCGACGAATCCGCGCTGCCGCCCGACAACGAGGCGGACACCGACGGCAACCGCCACTTCTACGGCTTCGAGTGCATCAACCTCGGCGATGGCGAGGACCCGTGGCCTGAGGCGCAGAAGCTGGCGATCGAGAAGGTGTCCGCGGCCATCTGCCGCGCCCACGGCTGGACCCAGCGGTCGGTGATCGGCCATCTGGAGTGGCAGCCGGGCAAGATCGACCCGCGTGGCTTCACGATGGACTCCATGCGCGGCCGCATCGCCAAGCGGCTCGGCGCCAAGCCGGACGGCCCGGCGCCCAAGCCACCGGCTCAGTATGAGCCGTTCCCGGGCGCCGACTTCTTCCGTTCCGGCCGGGTAAGCAAGATCATCACGGCAATGGGCAAGCGGCTGGTGGCCGAGGGCTGCGGACGCTACGAGGAGGGCCCGAGCCCCGACTGGACCGAGGCGGACCGCAAGTCCTACGCGGCCTGGCAGCGCAAACTGGGCTACTCCGGCGATGACGCCGACGGCGTCCCCGGCAAGACCAGCTGGGACAAGCTGCGCGTGCCGAACGTCTAG
- a CDS encoding DUF6519 domain-containing protein, whose product MHADLSRLTFRPDRRYSAVVAQQGRVQLDADANEQTAIQLHQARTLAADLIGRHGGPATDAGFHITFKGGSRDLDDLIIEGGRYYVDGILCDATRPLPGVPVDDEATDGATGKEGEADAPEPEEPSATWTYWDQPDAYRDPERPGDRLPEQRPFLVCLKVWERSVTAAEDPALREVALGSAMPDTAARVKVVWQVLPLEGSALELESPEGASKEQVGKAFEAWARKASAPGSRLAARGERPEHADEDPCLVRPDARYRGPENQLYRVEIHDGGTAKEATFKWSRENGSVVFPVDELDGTWVELASLGGDDKLDLGVGDLVEFVDTAYTSRGEPLPLLRVEEVDLPGRRVRLSGEPEPGVGRRPELRPFLRRWDHRESARRPRKGAAARLKRGALKVEEGRWLPLEDGVEVYFAPDGAYRSGDHWLIPARTATGTVEWPVNAARTPLFQAPAGIQVHYAPLAWVTAEQAELDLRMVFGPLATPAPAADAQALAAEAEADAETRAGKDAEPET is encoded by the coding sequence ATGCACGCCGATCTCTCCCGTCTCACCTTCCGGCCCGACCGGCGCTACTCCGCCGTCGTCGCCCAGCAGGGCCGCGTACAGCTCGACGCCGACGCCAACGAGCAGACCGCGATCCAGCTCCACCAGGCCCGAACGCTGGCCGCCGACCTGATCGGCCGGCACGGCGGCCCGGCCACGGACGCCGGATTCCACATCACCTTCAAGGGCGGCAGCCGCGATCTGGACGACCTGATCATCGAGGGCGGCCGCTACTACGTCGACGGCATCCTGTGCGACGCGACCCGGCCGCTGCCCGGTGTGCCGGTCGACGACGAGGCGACGGACGGGGCCACCGGCAAGGAGGGCGAGGCCGACGCGCCCGAGCCGGAGGAGCCGTCCGCCACCTGGACCTACTGGGACCAGCCCGACGCCTACCGGGACCCGGAGCGACCCGGGGACCGGCTGCCGGAGCAGCGGCCGTTCCTGGTCTGCCTCAAGGTGTGGGAGCGGTCGGTCACCGCGGCCGAGGACCCGGCGCTGCGCGAGGTGGCCCTCGGCTCGGCCATGCCGGACACCGCGGCGCGGGTCAAGGTGGTCTGGCAGGTGCTGCCGCTGGAGGGCTCGGCCCTGGAGCTGGAGAGCCCGGAAGGGGCGAGCAAGGAGCAGGTCGGCAAGGCGTTCGAGGCGTGGGCGCGGAAGGCGTCGGCGCCCGGGTCCCGTCTTGCGGCCCGCGGCGAGCGGCCGGAACACGCGGATGAGGACCCCTGCCTGGTGCGGCCGGACGCCCGCTACCGGGGCCCGGAGAACCAGCTGTACCGGGTGGAGATCCACGACGGCGGTACGGCGAAGGAGGCGACCTTCAAATGGTCCCGGGAGAACGGCTCGGTGGTCTTCCCGGTCGACGAACTCGACGGCACCTGGGTGGAGTTGGCGTCACTGGGCGGCGACGACAAGCTGGATCTGGGCGTCGGGGACCTGGTGGAGTTCGTGGACACCGCCTACACCAGCCGGGGTGAACCGCTGCCGCTGCTGCGGGTGGAGGAGGTCGACCTGCCGGGGCGGCGGGTGCGGCTGTCCGGTGAGCCGGAGCCGGGCGTCGGACGCCGCCCGGAGCTGCGGCCGTTCCTGCGCCGCTGGGACCACCGGGAGAGCGCCCGGCGCCCGCGCAAGGGCGCGGCCGCGCGGCTGAAGCGCGGTGCGCTCAAGGTCGAGGAGGGCCGCTGGCTCCCGCTGGAGGACGGCGTCGAGGTGTACTTCGCCCCCGACGGCGCCTACCGCTCCGGGGACCACTGGCTGATCCCGGCCCGCACCGCCACCGGCACCGTGGAGTGGCCGGTGAACGCGGCCCGCACCCCGCTGTTCCAGGCCCCGGCCGGGATCCAGGTGCACTACGCCCCGCTGGCCTGGGTGACGGCCGAACAGGCGGAGCTGGATCTGCGGATGGTGTTCGGGCCGCTGGCCACGCCCGCCCCGGCCGCGGACGCGCAGGCGCTCGCGGCGGAGGCCGAGGCGGATGCCGAGACCAGGGCCGGGAAGGACGCCGAACCGGAAACATAG
- a CDS encoding putative baseplate assembly protein yields the protein MSDHPDHINSGGCGCGCGGHDERRAPGAPHNPPGRTALDYRVGDYGSFLAAMLDRLASPAYPALRGLTVRTPDDPAIGLLDAWAVLGDLLTFHSERIADEGYLRTAHDHRSLALLGRLVGHVPRPGVAADTHLAYTLDRDPRAEDVVVTIPRGAISHSVPAASDEESQTYQTSEDLAARWAWNELAVRRRRPALIGPDDLRRRSELFVSGTSLGLTVGDKLLFVFGGTAESGSGGQRLLLPVARVSVDREEDVTAIGLPESAPPSLKELVDEVRRWITDPEAGEDPDDRGDAEPAPDHPNPRPVSRLIEEFDAQVLAPLRADLDGITTPAQLARRLAEPHDRLAEAQVLAAPYEEVAAWFERLEAVLGQLREHAGELDSSGPGGEVRLRSQLAEDRPAADSATGSPATAAHGSAAVRALGAVLPALRTGVVRPPSGARSTAAHDPRRLFGPGSDLAAGLLSALDPRVAHGMYAAWRRAAPAATAPPGTVPLLRELLAMRVTAAPFGAMAPLKPVQDDRGRVIRQTDWPLTGGELTAVRIVYDTAGKVPVKAEFQHIETGTSWQRSENLPQSAEFDLGPGKVQLSTRLGQDHDLGWLRSRPTDSQEPGVTATLLPGLPPLTLFVSRPAEDGRVHVVVENGETQQWMLSRGEPPKQIPYGSYELTLRFTPGSEPPAVEIGIATVPEPANRYVLPLDSVQNSVTVGSWVAIERPRKGSGEPDGIPGDKNLAFVTTRVVAVRTAAYTNYGITGRGTQLTLADPWLDEHDVLLSAIRDTTVHAGGEPLRPADEPLGEDVHGNEIELAELYDGLRPGRRIAVSGERTDIPGPAGPGGPTGVRGTELAMIAAVDQRVDPELPGDHVHTTLTLTADLAYRYRRETVRVQGNVVPATHGESRDEPIGSGDPALANQTFALWQSPLTWLPADNPLGATPALDIRVDGLLWHRVDSLAGRGPYERVYVTGTTGDGRTTVTFGDGVHGARLPSGHENVRARYRFGTGKAANVPADRITQALTRPLGVTAVTNPQPATGGADGDGPGMTRRTIPLAVSALDRLVSLQDYEDFARSRAGIGRALARELFEGRRKVLHVTVAGVDDAPIGADAEVLRALRTSLAAYGDTRLPVRVDVRELVLLVLVARVKVAPDHSWELVEPRLRQALLRELGYPGRELGQPAVLSEVLATAQSVPGVDYVDVDAFTGVPASSTPRELADLAGRLTEPSAVVPARPAEYAEDTYRVTATDGETLTDIAGRHGIPLAELLRLNPDITDTRRLAEGRSVSVFRGIRPARLALLSPDVPDTLILTEVTS from the coding sequence ATGAGCGACCACCCCGACCACATCAACTCCGGTGGCTGCGGCTGCGGTTGCGGCGGCCACGACGAGCGCCGGGCCCCCGGTGCCCCGCACAACCCGCCCGGCCGCACCGCCCTGGACTACCGCGTCGGCGACTACGGCTCCTTCCTGGCCGCCATGCTCGACCGGCTCGCCTCTCCCGCCTACCCCGCGCTGCGCGGCCTGACCGTGCGCACCCCGGACGACCCGGCCATCGGGCTGCTGGACGCCTGGGCGGTCCTGGGCGACCTGCTGACCTTCCACTCCGAGCGCATCGCCGACGAGGGCTATCTGCGCACCGCCCACGACCACCGCTCGCTCGCCCTCCTGGGGCGGCTGGTCGGGCATGTGCCACGGCCCGGCGTGGCCGCCGACACCCACCTCGCGTACACCCTGGACCGGGATCCGCGCGCCGAGGACGTGGTGGTGACGATTCCGCGCGGCGCCATCAGCCACAGCGTCCCGGCGGCCTCCGACGAGGAGTCGCAGACTTATCAGACGAGCGAGGACCTGGCTGCCCGCTGGGCCTGGAACGAACTGGCGGTGCGCCGCCGCAGGCCCGCCCTGATCGGCCCCGACGACCTGCGGCGAAGGTCCGAACTGTTCGTCTCGGGGACCTCGCTCGGGCTGACCGTCGGCGACAAGCTGCTCTTCGTCTTCGGCGGTACGGCCGAGTCCGGGAGTGGGGGGCAGCGGCTGCTGCTGCCGGTCGCGCGCGTGAGCGTCGACCGTGAGGAGGACGTGACGGCGATCGGGCTGCCGGAGTCCGCCCCGCCGTCCCTCAAGGAACTGGTGGACGAGGTACGCCGGTGGATCACCGACCCCGAGGCGGGCGAGGACCCGGACGACCGGGGGGACGCCGAGCCCGCGCCGGACCATCCCAATCCGCGTCCCGTCAGCCGTCTGATCGAGGAGTTCGACGCGCAGGTGCTGGCGCCGCTGCGAGCCGACCTGGACGGGATCACCACGCCCGCGCAGCTCGCCCGGCGGCTCGCCGAACCGCACGACCGGCTGGCGGAGGCACAGGTGCTGGCCGCCCCGTACGAGGAGGTCGCCGCCTGGTTCGAGCGGCTGGAGGCGGTTCTCGGCCAACTGCGAGAGCACGCAGGGGAGTTGGATTCCTCCGGTCCCGGCGGCGAGGTGCGGCTGAGGTCGCAGCTCGCCGAGGACCGGCCCGCGGCCGACAGCGCCACCGGGTCCCCTGCCACCGCCGCCCACGGCTCCGCCGCCGTACGCGCGCTCGGCGCCGTCCTCCCCGCCCTGCGCACCGGTGTCGTACGGCCCCCCTCCGGCGCCCGCTCCACGGCGGCGCACGATCCGAGGCGGCTCTTCGGGCCGGGCTCCGACCTGGCCGCCGGGCTGCTCTCCGCCCTCGACCCAAGGGTGGCCCACGGGATGTACGCGGCGTGGCGGCGGGCCGCCCCGGCCGCCACCGCCCCGCCGGGGACCGTCCCCCTCCTGCGCGAGCTGCTGGCGATGCGGGTGACGGCCGCGCCCTTCGGGGCGATGGCGCCGCTCAAGCCGGTGCAGGACGACCGGGGCCGGGTCATCCGGCAGACCGACTGGCCGCTGACCGGCGGTGAGCTGACCGCCGTACGGATCGTGTACGACACGGCGGGCAAGGTGCCGGTGAAGGCGGAGTTCCAGCACATCGAGACCGGGACGTCGTGGCAGCGCTCCGAGAACCTGCCGCAGAGCGCCGAGTTCGACCTCGGCCCCGGAAAGGTCCAGCTCTCCACCCGCCTCGGCCAGGACCATGACCTGGGCTGGCTCAGGAGCCGTCCCACCGACTCGCAGGAGCCCGGTGTCACCGCCACCCTGCTGCCCGGACTGCCCCCGCTCACCCTGTTCGTGTCCCGGCCCGCCGAGGACGGCCGGGTGCATGTGGTCGTGGAGAACGGGGAGACCCAGCAGTGGATGCTGAGCCGTGGCGAGCCCCCGAAGCAGATCCCGTACGGGAGCTACGAACTGACGCTGCGGTTCACCCCCGGCAGCGAGCCGCCGGCCGTCGAGATCGGCATCGCCACCGTGCCCGAGCCCGCCAACCGCTATGTCCTGCCACTGGATTCGGTCCAGAACTCCGTCACCGTCGGCAGCTGGGTGGCCATCGAGCGCCCCCGCAAGGGCTCCGGCGAGCCGGACGGCATTCCGGGCGACAAGAACCTCGCCTTCGTCACCACACGCGTCGTCGCCGTGCGCACCGCCGCGTACACCAACTACGGCATCACCGGCCGCGGCACCCAGCTCACGCTCGCCGACCCGTGGCTCGACGAACACGATGTGCTGCTCTCCGCGATCCGCGACACCACCGTGCACGCGGGCGGTGAGCCGCTGCGCCCGGCGGACGAGCCACTGGGCGAGGATGTGCACGGCAACGAGATCGAGCTCGCCGAGCTGTACGACGGGCTGCGGCCGGGCCGCCGGATCGCCGTCTCCGGCGAGCGCACCGACATCCCGGGCCCGGCCGGGCCGGGCGGCCCGACGGGGGTGCGGGGCACGGAACTGGCGATGATCGCCGCCGTGGACCAGCGCGTCGACCCCGAACTGCCCGGCGACCACGTCCACACCACCCTGACCCTCACCGCCGACCTGGCGTACCGCTACCGCCGGGAGACGGTCCGGGTCCAGGGCAACGTGGTGCCCGCCACCCACGGCGAGAGCCGTGACGAACCCATCGGCAGCGGCGATCCCGCCCTGGCCAACCAGACCTTCGCGCTATGGCAGTCGCCACTGACCTGGCTCCCCGCGGACAACCCGCTGGGCGCCACCCCCGCCCTCGACATTCGGGTCGACGGGCTGCTGTGGCACCGGGTGGACAGCCTCGCCGGACGCGGACCGTACGAGCGCGTCTACGTCACCGGGACCACCGGCGACGGGCGGACCACGGTGACCTTCGGCGACGGGGTGCACGGGGCCCGGCTGCCCAGCGGCCACGAGAACGTACGGGCCCGCTACCGCTTCGGCACCGGCAAGGCCGCCAACGTCCCCGCGGACCGCATCACCCAGGCCCTGACCCGGCCGCTGGGCGTCACCGCCGTCACCAACCCGCAGCCCGCCACCGGTGGCGCGGACGGCGACGGCCCGGGGATGACCCGCCGCACCATCCCGCTCGCCGTCTCCGCGCTCGACCGGCTGGTCTCCCTCCAGGACTACGAGGACTTCGCCCGATCCCGCGCGGGCATCGGCCGAGCCCTGGCCCGCGAACTGTTCGAGGGGCGGCGCAAGGTGCTTCATGTCACCGTGGCCGGGGTGGACGACGCGCCGATCGGCGCGGACGCGGAGGTGCTGCGCGCCCTGCGCACCTCGCTGGCCGCCTACGGGGACACCCGGCTGCCGGTCCGGGTGGATGTGCGCGAGCTCGTCCTGCTGGTACTGGTGGCGCGGGTGAAGGTGGCGCCGGACCACTCCTGGGAGCTGGTCGAACCGCGGCTGCGCCAAGCCCTGCTGCGCGAACTGGGCTATCCGGGCCGGGAGTTGGGGCAGCCCGCCGTGCTCTCCGAGGTCCTCGCCACCGCCCAGTCGGTGCCCGGTGTGGACTATGTGGACGTGGACGCCTTCACCGGCGTCCCGGCCTCCAGCACCCCGCGGGAGCTGGCCGACCTGGCCGGCCGGCTCACCGAGCCCAGCGCCGTGGTCCCCGCCCGGCCCGCCGAGTACGCCGAGGACACCTACCGGGTCACCGCCACGGACGGCGAGACCCTCACCGACATCGCCGGGCGCCACGGCATCCCGCTCGCCGAACTGCTCCGCCTCAACCCCGACATCACCGACACCCGCCGGCTCGCCGAGGGCCGCTCGGTGTCCGTCTTCCGCGGCATCCGCCCGGCGCGGCTCGCGCTGCTCTCACCCGATGTCCCGGACACGCTGATCCTTACGGAGGTCACCTCATGA